One Natrinema halophilum genomic window carries:
- a CDS encoding lactate 2-monooxygenase, giving the protein MTMETPDYGPHRQAEVYLSGMLEDQPPEFPVSYEDLKKRAREELSDEAFAYVVGGAGSESTVEANDRAFDKWQIAPRVMRDVSERDLSIELFGREYPAPVMLAPVGVQSILHEEAELAVARAVSDLEIPMICSSVSSYTIEEVGEELGDGPGWFQLYWSSDRDVAASFLERAEEAGFEAVVVTLDTPKMGWRERDIELGYLPFLEGEGLKNYFEDPAFRNRLDGDDPWENEEAAIASWQECFGDASLTWDDLDWLRAQTDLPIIIKGVLHPADARKAVDQGVDGMVVSNHGGRQVDGAIPALDALPDIVDAVDEAVGSDNDVPVLFDSGIRRGSDVVRAIALGADAVLLGRPYALGLGIGGEDGVRAVLENLLADLDLTVGLSGCASLDDVTRSTIRRAD; this is encoded by the coding sequence ATGACGATGGAAACACCCGATTACGGTCCGCATCGACAGGCCGAGGTTTATCTCAGCGGAATGCTCGAGGACCAACCGCCCGAGTTTCCCGTTTCGTACGAGGACCTCAAAAAACGTGCCCGCGAGGAACTCAGCGATGAGGCATTCGCCTACGTCGTCGGCGGCGCTGGCTCGGAGTCCACGGTCGAGGCGAACGACCGCGCCTTCGACAAGTGGCAGATAGCACCCCGGGTCATGCGGGACGTCTCGGAGCGTGATCTGTCCATCGAACTCTTCGGTCGAGAGTACCCCGCTCCCGTGATGCTCGCCCCCGTCGGCGTCCAGTCGATCCTCCACGAGGAAGCGGAACTGGCGGTGGCACGGGCGGTAAGCGATCTCGAAATACCGATGATCTGTAGCTCCGTCTCCTCGTACACGATCGAGGAAGTCGGCGAGGAACTCGGCGATGGTCCCGGCTGGTTCCAACTCTACTGGAGTTCCGACAGGGATGTCGCGGCTAGCTTCCTCGAGCGCGCCGAAGAGGCGGGCTTCGAGGCCGTCGTCGTCACGCTCGACACCCCGAAGATGGGCTGGCGGGAACGGGATATCGAACTCGGCTACCTGCCCTTCCTCGAGGGAGAAGGGCTGAAAAACTACTTCGAGGACCCGGCCTTTCGCAACCGCCTCGATGGAGACGACCCGTGGGAAAACGAGGAAGCCGCGATCGCGTCCTGGCAGGAGTGTTTCGGCGATGCATCGCTGACCTGGGACGATCTCGACTGGCTTCGGGCACAGACTGACCTCCCGATCATCATCAAAGGGGTACTCCATCCCGCTGACGCCCGGAAGGCGGTCGATCAAGGCGTCGACGGGATGGTCGTCTCGAATCACGGCGGTCGGCAGGTCGATGGTGCGATTCCCGCACTGGATGCGCTACCGGACATCGTCGATGCGGTCGACGAGGCGGTGGGTTCCGATAACGACGTTCCGGTTCTCTTCGACAGCGGCATTCGGCGCGGGAGCGACGTCGTTCGCGCGATAGCGCTCGGCGCCGATGCCGTCTTGCTCGGCCGGCCCTACGCGCTGGGACTCGGGATCGGCGGTGAAGACGGCGTTCGTGCCGTCCTCGAGAACCTGTTGGCGGATCTGGACCTGACCGTCGGACTATCGGGGTGTGCGAGCCTCGATGACGTCACTCGATCGACGATCCGGAGGGCAGACTGA